From Halapricum desulfuricans, a single genomic window includes:
- a CDS encoding replication factor A (Replication protein A protects and stabilize the intermediate ssDNA that is generated by the unwinding action of a DNA helicase at the replication fork. In addition, SSBs prevent the formation of secondary structures by single-stranded template DNA.), producing the protein MTDLRTQAEEIHEQFSDQLDITVEDVEERLDTLVNEYKVPVEEARRSVTNGYLDEADMERDDLGGGGGGNERVEIADIDTAEQWVDLTAKVTDLWEPRSDSIAQVGLLGDESGTIKFTKWAKSDLPTLEAGQVYDLGNVVTDEYQGDYSVKLNRTTTIEELEEDIEVGDDTVTVEGALVDIQSGSGLIKRCPEEGCTRVLQNGRCSEHGEVEGEFDLRIKGVLDDGNEVQEIIFDQEATEELTGIELQEAKDMAMDALDTTVVADEMETDTLGRYYRVTGPTLGRYVLVNDLEVLDDPVDAESALIKARSI; encoded by the coding sequence ATGACTGATTTGCGTACCCAAGCGGAAGAGATACACGAGCAGTTTTCCGACCAGCTCGACATTACGGTCGAGGACGTCGAGGAGCGCCTCGATACGCTGGTCAACGAATACAAGGTCCCCGTCGAAGAGGCACGCCGGAGCGTTACTAACGGCTACCTCGACGAGGCCGACATGGAGCGCGACGACCTCGGCGGCGGTGGAGGCGGCAACGAGCGCGTCGAGATCGCCGACATCGACACGGCCGAGCAGTGGGTCGACCTCACCGCGAAGGTGACCGACCTCTGGGAACCCCGGAGCGACTCGATCGCACAGGTCGGGCTCCTGGGCGACGAGTCCGGGACGATCAAGTTCACCAAGTGGGCCAAATCCGACCTGCCGACCCTCGAAGCGGGGCAGGTCTACGACCTGGGCAACGTCGTCACCGACGAGTACCAGGGCGACTACTCGGTGAAACTCAACCGGACGACGACGATCGAGGAACTCGAAGAAGACATCGAGGTCGGCGACGATACCGTCACTGTCGAAGGCGCACTGGTCGACATCCAGAGCGGCAGCGGCCTGATCAAACGCTGTCCGGAAGAGGGGTGCACGCGCGTCCTCCAGAACGGCCGCTGCAGCGAGCACGGCGAAGTCGAGGGCGAGTTCGACCTGCGGATCAAGGGCGTACTCGACGACGGCAACGAGGTCCAGGAGATCATCTTCGATCAAGAGGCCACCGAAGAGCTGACCGGGATCGAACTCCAGGAGGCCAAGGACATGGCGATGGACGCCCTGGACACGACGGTCGTCGCCGACGAGATGGAGACCGACACGCTGGGTCGGTACTACCGGGTCACCGGTCCGACCCTGGGGCGGTACGTCCTGGTGAACGATCTGGAAGTCCTGGACGATCCGGTCGATGCGGAAAGCGCGCTGATCAAAGCGAGGTCGATCTGA
- a CDS encoding RPA family protein, whose translation MSSAPTREVARRVFAREFNDATYSFKESDDDRAPLYVLLPTGERANRIFVVGTLTETEDVGEDSEYWQGRIVDPNGDTFFVYAGQYQPDAAAMLRELEPPAYVSVVGKPRTYETDEGDVNVSVRPESITSVDETTRDRWVVETAERTLDRIKRFESDSAYEYAEMAREEYELPVENYRRSALEALETLEDEETATEASP comes from the coding sequence ATGAGTTCGGCACCCACCCGCGAAGTCGCGCGACGCGTCTTCGCACGCGAGTTCAACGACGCGACGTATTCGTTCAAGGAGAGCGACGACGACCGGGCGCCGCTGTACGTCCTACTGCCGACGGGCGAGCGGGCCAACCGGATCTTCGTCGTCGGCACCCTGACCGAGACCGAGGACGTCGGCGAGGACAGCGAGTACTGGCAGGGACGGATCGTCGACCCGAACGGGGACACGTTCTTCGTCTACGCCGGCCAGTATCAGCCCGACGCGGCCGCGATGCTGCGCGAGCTGGAGCCGCCGGCCTACGTTTCGGTCGTCGGCAAGCCCCGCACCTACGAGACCGACGAGGGCGACGTCAACGTCTCCGTCCGGCCCGAATCCATCACGAGCGTCGACGAGACGACCCGCGACCGCTGGGTCGTCGAGACGGCCGAGCGCACGCTCGATCGCATCAAGCGCTTCGAGTCCGACAGTGCCTACGAGTACGCCGAGATGGCTCGCGAGGAGTACGAACTGCCGGTCGAGAACTACCGCCGGTCCGCCCTCGAAGCGCTGGAAACCCTCGAAGACGAGGAGACGGCGACCGAAGCCAGTCCCTAG
- a CDS encoding VOC family protein, translating into MDPTAHHYGITVSDLEASVAFYRDVLDLEVLAEFAVGGEAFATGVDVPGASAEFVHLDAGDARIELVSYEPTGESQTNGSLNEPGATHLGLAVDDLNGVYEGLPDDVPTLSEPQTTESGTKILFVRDPDGNLVELLET; encoded by the coding sequence ATGGACCCGACAGCACACCACTACGGCATCACGGTCTCGGATCTCGAAGCGAGCGTCGCCTTCTATCGCGACGTACTTGATCTTGAGGTGCTCGCGGAGTTTGCCGTCGGTGGCGAGGCATTCGCGACTGGCGTCGACGTGCCCGGAGCCAGCGCCGAGTTCGTCCACCTGGACGCCGGCGACGCCCGGATCGAACTGGTCAGCTACGAGCCGACCGGCGAGTCACAGACGAACGGTTCGCTCAACGAGCCGGGCGCGACGCATCTCGGTCTCGCCGTCGACGATCTGAACGGCGTCTACGAGGGGCTTCCGGACGACGTGCCGACGCTCAGCGAGCCACAGACGACCGAAAGCGGGACGAAAATATTGTTCGTCCGTGATCCGGACGGGAATCTCGTCGAACTGCTGGAGACCTAG
- a CDS encoding DEAD/DEAH box helicase → MAPRLTYEDGTIRIDGIVPDLPFVERDPRTETARAPAFRYPELRAWLDGRGIEYADEVFDTQSVAFETAYELRDYQRDALEAWRDADDRGVLELPTGSGKTVIAIAALAALAVPTLIVVPTIDLLEQWREELSREYDGPVGQLGGGTQRIEPITVSTYDSAYLRGAELGDRFEFVVFDEVHHLGGEGYQEIARLLAAPARMGLTATFERPDGAHESVADLVGPRVVGIDPEELAGDHLAAYDIKRIEVALTPEEREVYERHQGTFTDYLQQSNIQLRSGEDYRKLVMRSGTDPAAREALLAKQRAREVMMNADRKLEVLADLLDRHAEDRIIVFTAFTDLVYRLSERFLLPAITHETGADERREILRAFRNGTYSRIVTANVLDEGVDVPDANVAVLLSGSGSEREFTQRLGRILRPTADGSRALLYEVVTEETAEQRVASRRR, encoded by the coding sequence ATGGCGCCGCGGCTCACCTACGAGGACGGGACGATCAGGATCGACGGTATCGTCCCGGACCTCCCCTTTGTCGAGCGCGATCCGCGGACGGAAACGGCTAGGGCGCCGGCGTTTCGGTATCCGGAACTGCGGGCGTGGCTCGACGGGCGAGGGATCGAGTACGCGGACGAGGTCTTCGACACGCAGTCGGTCGCGTTCGAGACGGCCTACGAACTTCGGGACTACCAGCGCGACGCTCTGGAAGCCTGGCGCGACGCCGACGACCGCGGCGTCCTGGAGCTGCCGACCGGGAGCGGCAAGACGGTGATCGCAATCGCGGCTCTCGCGGCGCTTGCGGTCCCCACGCTGATCGTCGTCCCGACGATCGATCTCCTGGAGCAGTGGCGCGAGGAGCTGTCCCGGGAGTACGACGGACCGGTCGGGCAACTGGGTGGCGGGACACAACGTATCGAACCGATCACGGTGTCGACGTACGACTCGGCGTATCTCCGGGGCGCGGAACTGGGCGACCGTTTCGAGTTCGTCGTCTTCGACGAGGTGCATCATCTCGGCGGAGAGGGATATCAGGAAATCGCTCGGCTGCTCGCGGCCCCTGCCCGAATGGGACTGACGGCGACGTTCGAACGGCCGGACGGCGCACACGAGTCGGTTGCAGACCTCGTCGGCCCTCGCGTCGTCGGGATCGATCCCGAGGAACTGGCCGGTGATCATCTGGCGGCGTACGATATCAAACGGATCGAGGTCGCACTGACGCCCGAAGAGCGCGAGGTGTACGAGCGCCACCAGGGGACGTTCACGGACTACCTACAACAGTCCAACATCCAGCTTCGCAGCGGCGAGGACTACCGTAAACTCGTGATGCGGTCGGGAACGGATCCGGCCGCCCGCGAGGCACTGCTGGCCAAACAGCGGGCGCGGGAGGTAATGATGAACGCCGACCGGAAACTCGAGGTCCTGGCGGACCTGCTGGACCGGCACGCTGAGGACCGGATTATCGTCTTCACGGCGTTCACGGATCTGGTCTATCGACTCTCCGAGCGGTTCCTGTTGCCGGCGATCACCCACGAGACGGGTGCCGACGAGCGCCGGGAGATCCTGCGGGCGTTTCGCAATGGGACGTACTCACGGATCGTCACTGCGAATGTACTCGACGAGGGGGTGGACGTGCCGGACGCGAACGTGGCCGTCCTCCTCTCGGGCAGCGGGAGCGAGCGTGAGTTCACGCAACGACTGGGACGCATTCTGCGGCCGACAGCGGACGGTTCGCGGGCGTTACTGTACGAGGTCGTCACCGAGGAGACGGCCGAACAGCGAGTCGCGAGTCGGCGCCGATAA
- a CDS encoding MBL fold metallo-hydrolase produces MIPNLAAGEQVFTSNVFLVTGERTVLVDVGNDFDVCGAVREHVEDIDAVVLTHTHPDHVGNLDSVVETFDVDVWGYDPDQPGVDHAIADGETVQLGDDAYTALHTPGHKDDHLCFFAPGSGILFAGDLIFANGGFGRTDLAEGDRELLIESIERVRETVDETLGEMHCGHGPSVDSDPYEHVELAAQAARFG; encoded by the coding sequence ATGATACCGAACCTCGCGGCCGGCGAACAGGTCTTCACGAGTAACGTCTTTCTCGTCACCGGCGAGCGGACCGTCCTGGTCGACGTCGGGAACGACTTCGACGTCTGTGGGGCCGTGCGCGAACACGTCGAAGACATCGACGCGGTCGTCCTCACACATACCCATCCCGACCACGTCGGGAACCTCGACAGCGTCGTCGAGACGTTCGACGTCGACGTCTGGGGCTACGATCCCGACCAGCCTGGCGTCGACCACGCTATCGCGGACGGCGAGACCGTCCAACTCGGCGACGACGCCTACACCGCGCTCCACACGCCGGGGCACAAAGACGACCACCTCTGCTTTTTCGCTCCGGGATCGGGAATCCTGTTCGCGGGCGATCTGATCTTCGCCAACGGCGGCTTTGGCCGTACGGATCTCGCGGAGGGTGATCGAGAGTTGTTGATCGAGAGCATCGAACGGGTCCGGGAGACGGTCGACGAGACGCTCGGGGAGATGCATTGCGGGCACGGCCCGAGCGTCGACAGCGATCCCTACGAACATGTCGAGCTCGCGGCGCAGGCGGCCAGGTTCGGATAG
- a CDS encoding ATPase, whose amino-acid sequence MNLLVAGSEQLDAGKTTFSVGLVERTGATGYKPRAGNDFWYSHDDVLAAAEDDALYGKDARKLAAAASDGVSPPDINAVHRLWRPTPGGVGGVLEQDGREFLLDRAGDTYVVNGTTTIPDVVRESFPVESAIAVESLAAFNDAMERHHQPAQADLRAEIEARPLSVVESYGAIARPLPELDHDAVAVVEPRRVRIYDGRRYDKGCSIAGGSPGPDRGTLEERVTDVTDLIDPVETVALPPLSAAVRDDPAAIAEAYDPAYDALLSAAGS is encoded by the coding sequence ATGAACCTGCTCGTCGCCGGCTCCGAGCAACTCGACGCCGGGAAGACGACCTTCTCAGTCGGACTGGTCGAACGGACCGGCGCCACCGGCTACAAGCCCCGGGCCGGCAACGACTTCTGGTACAGTCACGACGACGTGCTGGCGGCCGCCGAGGACGACGCGCTCTACGGCAAAGACGCGCGAAAGCTCGCGGCTGCGGCCTCCGATGGCGTGTCGCCGCCCGATATCAACGCCGTCCACCGTCTCTGGCGGCCCACGCCGGGCGGCGTCGGCGGCGTGCTCGAACAGGACGGCCGCGAGTTCCTCCTCGACCGGGCCGGGGACACCTACGTCGTCAACGGGACGACGACGATCCCCGACGTCGTCCGCGAGTCGTTCCCGGTCGAATCCGCGATCGCCGTCGAGTCGCTCGCGGCGTTCAACGACGCGATGGAACGACACCACCAGCCGGCCCAGGCCGATCTGCGGGCGGAGATCGAGGCCCGGCCACTCTCAGTCGTCGAGTCCTACGGAGCGATCGCCCGGCCGCTGCCGGAACTCGATCACGACGCCGTCGCCGTCGTCGAGCCGCGGCGGGTGCGGATCTACGACGGCCGCCGCTACGACAAAGGGTGTTCAATCGCCGGCGGTTCGCCCGGTCCGGACCGTGGCACGCTCGAAGAGCGCGTGACGGACGTCACGGACCTGATCGATCCGGTCGAGACAGTCGCGTTGCCGCCGCTTTCCGCCGCGGTCCGGGACGATCCGGCCGCAATCGCCGAGGCCTACGACCCGGCGTACGACGCGCTGCTTTCGGCTGCGGGTTCGTAG
- a CDS encoding DUF5827 family protein codes for MPRDRSEFDDLRPLEFREPSEVLDPEKMYTIYEVARLLQGVDPDAELDVETENVLLDWAIPWMLKYSSEFVFAEPAGDAEPGHYGLAEA; via the coding sequence ATGCCCAGAGACCGATCCGAATTCGACGATCTGCGACCGCTCGAGTTCCGAGAGCCGAGCGAGGTCCTCGATCCCGAGAAGATGTACACGATCTACGAGGTCGCGCGCCTGCTCCAGGGCGTCGATCCGGACGCCGAACTGGACGTCGAGACCGAAAACGTCCTGCTCGACTGGGCGATCCCGTGGATGCTGAAGTACAGCTCGGAGTTCGTCTTCGCCGAACCGGCCGGCGACGCCGAACCCGGCCACTACGGCCTCGCCGAAGCATGA
- the sepF gene encoding cell division protein SepF yields MGLMSKILGESGSSRRTDDYVELSADDFETDTADADTTVRIARISDQQDVIDIKDAVYDGDIVIADITRHTTQDQTMEHITDELKQVAGEVGGDIVQKDDDQLIITPSGVAISRERLGR; encoded by the coding sequence ATGGGACTGATGAGCAAAATCCTGGGGGAGTCCGGATCGTCCAGGCGAACCGACGACTACGTCGAACTCAGCGCCGATGACTTCGAAACTGACACGGCCGACGCTGACACCACAGTGCGGATCGCACGCATCAGCGATCAGCAGGACGTGATCGATATCAAAGACGCCGTCTACGACGGTGACATCGTCATCGCGGACATCACGCGACACACGACCCAGGACCAGACGATGGAACACATCACGGACGAACTCAAGCAGGTCGCCGGCGAGGTCGGCGGCGACATCGTCCAGAAAGACGACGACCAGTTGATCATCACGCCCTCGGGCGTGGCGATCAGCCGCGAGCGACTCGGGCGGTAG
- the heR gene encoding heliorhodopsin HeR — MSAPGTTALGDNRTSARDTRLRLWNGVMAILHFLQGLAMVILADKVLWPITRTRYGFNAETETIFPTTVSFIDANLPLLVAGFLFISAFAHTAIATVLYDRYVEYLDRGMNPYRWYEYAVSASLMIVVIGMLAGVWDLGTLVALFGLVAVMNLSGLLMEQRNESTTETDWMPYWVGVIAGIVPWIVIAITFIGTVTASGGEFPEFVIYIYVSIFVFFNLFALNMALQYLEISRWRDYLFGEKMYILLSLVAKSALAWQVYFGTLNSPI; from the coding sequence ATGTCTGCGCCAGGTACGACCGCGCTCGGAGACAATCGGACGTCTGCACGAGACACTCGGCTCCGTCTGTGGAACGGTGTTATGGCTATCCTCCACTTTCTGCAAGGGTTGGCGATGGTGATCCTGGCCGACAAGGTGCTGTGGCCGATCACACGGACGAGATACGGTTTCAACGCCGAAACCGAGACCATCTTTCCGACCACAGTCTCGTTTATCGACGCGAACCTCCCGCTGCTCGTGGCCGGCTTCCTGTTCATTTCCGCGTTCGCGCATACCGCCATCGCGACCGTGTTGTACGACCGGTACGTCGAGTATCTCGACCGGGGGATGAATCCCTACCGCTGGTATGAGTACGCTGTGAGCGCCTCGCTGATGATCGTCGTCATCGGTATGCTGGCCGGTGTCTGGGATCTCGGAACGCTCGTCGCGTTGTTCGGACTCGTCGCCGTAATGAACCTCAGCGGACTCCTGATGGAACAGCGCAACGAGTCGACCACCGAAACTGACTGGATGCCGTACTGGGTCGGCGTCATCGCCGGGATCGTGCCCTGGATCGTCATCGCGATCACCTTTATCGGGACAGTGACGGCCAGCGGCGGTGAGTTCCCCGAGTTCGTCATCTACATCTACGTCTCGATCTTCGTCTTCTTCAACCTCTTTGCGCTGAATATGGCGCTGCAGTATCTGGAAATTTCGCGGTGGAGAGACTACCTCTTCGGCGAAAAGATGTACATTCTGCTGAGTCTCGTGGCGAAATCCGCCCTCGCGTGGCAGGTGTATTTCGGTACGCTGAACTCCCCGATCTGA
- a CDS encoding PIN domain-containing protein — translation MILDTSFLIDLFDGREGAFEKGIELSETKTVRRVPSPVVMELSYGVEFGDEDERRNVRNALRMYPVVEQNETIAHRAGQLLARADQQADGESGIDKVDPMVAAVSDIYDEPVLTDNVGDFAALGVNVETY, via the coding sequence GTGATCCTCGATACGTCGTTCCTGATCGATCTCTTCGACGGTCGCGAGGGGGCGTTCGAGAAAGGCATCGAACTCTCCGAGACGAAGACCGTTCGGCGGGTTCCTTCACCGGTCGTTATGGAACTCTCGTACGGTGTCGAGTTCGGCGACGAAGACGAACGGCGGAACGTCAGGAACGCGCTCCGGATGTATCCGGTCGTCGAACAGAACGAGACGATAGCCCATCGCGCCGGACAGCTACTCGCGCGGGCCGACCAGCAAGCTGACGGTGAAAGCGGCATCGACAAAGTCGACCCAATGGTCGCGGCAGTCTCTGACATCTACGACGAACCTGTCCTCACCGACAACGTCGGGGACTTCGCAGCGCTCGGAGTCAACGTCGAGACGTACTGA
- a CDS encoding DUF262 domain-containing protein: MAIDSGSNHGIAPGVDSFHEMFSRNVIYTMELEEDVELQRLYTWEEKQIREFFDKIDEASARPEGVYLGTLKLTTINDNPFGSGATRLSVLDGQQRMGTAQIVLAHAVDLYRNQFGDDSAATHLESTYLETRTRDGLSRKMHLTVPDDSAFANLLDDPTQTVAHEILAHASTVIREEMEARVEDKSDLEDLVDNLMRGLIMDTVQFSDAYSPYQVFSDQSRGADLSPVDTAKARVLRKAASDPDEDPQAVFQEWLKLQDVLEDLRPARAVRYVLIAAPAWGTGTKIGESDIVPTIDKLINGGLSPHGLSLYEWVVELREYVQTYSDVVKAEVGSASAEINTHLDRIFDKIGARPTAVLLTRAVLEGLSDRELERLAVDVEKLAFRRHKSEAKTPQAFQVYIDLAVNAWDEPNSVDYIHSQLQEIEPTDVEFIDKLSSNKNWNAGKETRYFLNVLEHEHYRSGSTGTWGGSRHTGSVEHIAPRKAFTVGRYQSGWEPYLNVDQDEFECVYAEMLGNVTLLEKLPNAAVQNDPWETKRTTEEYKSTQYEMTRELRGQHIDWKTNQIEDRTDDLAELAADIWSL; this comes from the coding sequence ATGGCAATCGATAGCGGGAGCAACCACGGAATCGCGCCGGGAGTCGATTCCTTCCACGAGATGTTCTCTCGGAACGTCATCTATACGATGGAACTCGAGGAGGACGTCGAGCTCCAGCGGCTGTACACGTGGGAGGAGAAGCAGATCCGTGAGTTCTTCGACAAGATCGACGAAGCGTCAGCACGGCCCGAGGGCGTCTACCTCGGGACGCTCAAGCTGACGACGATTAATGACAACCCCTTCGGGTCCGGTGCGACCCGTCTGAGTGTTCTGGACGGGCAGCAACGGATGGGTACCGCCCAGATCGTGCTCGCGCACGCGGTCGATCTGTACCGAAACCAGTTCGGTGACGACAGCGCGGCCACCCACCTCGAGTCGACGTACCTGGAGACGCGCACCCGCGACGGTCTCTCGCGGAAGATGCACCTCACGGTGCCCGACGACTCGGCGTTCGCGAACCTCCTCGACGACCCAACGCAGACAGTCGCACACGAGATTCTAGCGCACGCCAGCACGGTCATCCGAGAGGAGATGGAAGCCCGCGTGGAGGACAAGTCCGACCTCGAGGACCTGGTCGACAACCTCATGCGTGGTCTGATCATGGACACCGTCCAGTTCAGCGACGCCTACTCCCCGTACCAGGTGTTCTCGGACCAGTCCCGAGGAGCGGACCTGAGCCCGGTAGACACCGCCAAGGCACGGGTACTGAGGAAAGCGGCAAGCGACCCCGACGAGGACCCCCAGGCGGTCTTCCAGGAGTGGCTGAAGCTCCAGGATGTGCTCGAGGACCTCCGGCCGGCGAGAGCGGTCCGTTACGTGCTCATCGCCGCGCCGGCGTGGGGTACCGGGACGAAGATAGGCGAGAGCGACATCGTCCCCACCATCGACAAGCTGATCAACGGAGGGCTCTCCCCGCACGGCCTCTCGCTGTACGAGTGGGTCGTCGAACTCCGCGAGTACGTCCAGACGTACAGCGACGTCGTGAAGGCGGAGGTCGGGAGTGCCAGCGCCGAGATCAACACCCACCTCGACCGCATCTTCGACAAGATTGGAGCGCGTCCGACGGCGGTGCTCCTCACCCGAGCCGTCCTCGAGGGACTCTCTGACCGCGAACTCGAACGCCTCGCGGTCGACGTGGAGAAGCTGGCATTCCGCCGGCACAAGTCCGAGGCCAAGACGCCACAGGCGTTCCAGGTCTACATCGACCTGGCGGTCAACGCCTGGGACGAGCCGAACAGCGTCGACTACATCCACTCCCAGCTCCAAGAGATCGAGCCCACGGACGTCGAGTTCATCGACAAGCTCAGCAGTAACAAGAACTGGAACGCCGGGAAGGAGACGCGGTACTTCCTGAACGTGCTCGAGCACGAGCACTACCGGTCAGGTTCGACGGGGACATGGGGCGGTAGTCGTCACACCGGTAGCGTCGAGCACATCGCGCCTCGGAAGGCGTTCACCGTCGGTCGGTACCAGTCAGGCTGGGAGCCCTACCTCAACGTCGACCAAGACGAGTTCGAGTGCGTCTACGCGGAGATGCTCGGCAACGTGACGCTGCTCGAGAAACTCCCGAACGCCGCAGTCCAGAACGATCCGTGGGAGACCAAGCGGACGACGGAGGAGTACAAGAGCACCCAGTACGAGATGACCCGCGAACTCCGGGGTCAGCACATCGACTGGAAGACCAACCAGATCGAGGACCGCACGGACGACCTCGCCGAACTGGCCGCCGACATCTGGTCGCTGTAA
- a CDS encoding ATP-binding protein produces the protein MTPDSGDSSEISTIDVAPSGRIVETLARREAIPSVKEQVDNAIDAARRHNYLIEQQSESVGEKITDARIEIEFPTTDDEEQDDAGEEQAEVEEESGDSQDRDNQPEEEPYIEIWDNCGGLSEDRHAIVLRPGTSASEEAEDLPQLPDAIGWAGVGAIRGAMSLGHTVTFASRREGEEMGHKATVTLDNYTSDETEIPLEPYEMEEGTSFIRIEDLTIALEEDFGEDGAELIEELASTYSLFLGGEFPGVREEDGLEPDIDLDLYVNDTLVNDRVQAKDYDWAFVPMDDLHPRTIRGYEVNPEKFDGISERLRVDFTVGLLRTKDSSKMGLTLYANRRKILDAETEKGLNRQFNFNSFNPVTQGRLCILVSIRSVEEPSDIPTTDEKDTLNFDYTTTKEILKAVGRLGVEYQRHSMSKKLPVPITKAYPRGHPQASNGGEIEDHNYSSDPNDLEDVGRKNITDKPGQPAESGRYNDFVEYPRVRDIINTHAELGIWCPTVLSPEYRPAYVGITEEIAEEYDIEPTKGYYEGQFDELHDDPYWLEDPIEVTDGPGEEYDTETKMEYLTELARLHARENVYYTGLPKFEDPFYKEQLVTAGASLDELEAIDKLPEELQPESPKKPEEPDEEDEETESEDRRGVISETTIDYILTTEQRSRIEDQHLPSDYESLEEADEEAIAQILRSVLEETEEAEEKLQSIQNMIQT, from the coding sequence ATGACACCCGACAGCGGGGACTCTTCCGAGATCTCTACTATTGACGTCGCTCCGTCGGGCCGAATCGTCGAAACCCTTGCCCGCCGAGAGGCCATCCCCAGCGTCAAGGAGCAGGTCGATAATGCCATCGACGCCGCGCGCAGGCACAATTACCTCATCGAGCAACAGTCCGAGAGCGTCGGAGAGAAGATTACAGACGCACGGATTGAAATCGAGTTTCCCACCACTGACGACGAGGAACAAGATGACGCCGGCGAGGAACAGGCCGAAGTCGAGGAGGAAAGTGGTGACTCACAAGACCGTGATAATCAACCCGAAGAAGAGCCCTACATAGAAATTTGGGATAACTGTGGGGGCCTTTCCGAAGACCGGCACGCGATTGTTCTGCGGCCCGGAACGTCTGCGAGCGAGGAGGCTGAAGATCTCCCGCAACTTCCTGACGCGATTGGATGGGCGGGTGTCGGTGCCATCAGAGGTGCGATGTCACTCGGACATACCGTCACCTTTGCAAGCCGCCGCGAAGGCGAGGAGATGGGCCACAAGGCGACGGTAACGCTCGACAACTACACGAGCGACGAGACGGAAATCCCACTAGAACCTTATGAGATGGAGGAGGGAACCTCGTTCATCCGCATCGAGGATCTCACCATCGCTCTCGAGGAGGACTTCGGTGAAGACGGAGCCGAACTCATCGAGGAACTCGCGTCGACGTACTCGCTTTTCCTCGGTGGGGAATTCCCCGGTGTTCGAGAAGAGGACGGCCTCGAGCCCGACATCGATCTCGATCTGTACGTCAATGATACTCTGGTGAACGACCGGGTCCAGGCCAAAGACTACGACTGGGCCTTCGTCCCGATGGATGATCTCCACCCGCGCACAATCCGGGGATACGAGGTTAACCCCGAGAAGTTCGACGGCATCTCTGAGAGGCTTCGGGTCGATTTCACTGTTGGTCTTCTACGAACCAAAGACAGCAGCAAGATGGGGTTGACCCTCTACGCGAACCGACGAAAAATTCTCGACGCAGAAACTGAGAAAGGACTGAACCGACAGTTCAATTTCAACTCATTTAATCCTGTTACCCAGGGCCGATTATGTATTCTTGTGTCGATCAGAAGCGTCGAAGAACCATCCGATATCCCGACCACTGACGAGAAAGATACTCTAAACTTCGACTATACCACGACCAAGGAAATCCTGAAAGCGGTTGGCCGGCTGGGAGTGGAGTACCAGCGCCATTCGATGAGTAAGAAACTCCCTGTACCAATCACCAAAGCGTATCCTCGTGGTCACCCGCAGGCGAGTAACGGCGGCGAGATTGAGGACCACAATTACTCAAGTGATCCAAATGATCTGGAGGACGTTGGTCGAAAGAATATCACCGACAAGCCAGGCCAACCTGCTGAATCTGGACGATACAACGATTTCGTGGAGTACCCGCGCGTTCGAGATATCATCAATACGCACGCGGAGCTGGGAATTTGGTGCCCAACAGTCCTATCTCCTGAATATCGCCCTGCCTATGTAGGGATCACTGAGGAAATCGCCGAGGAGTATGATATCGAGCCGACAAAGGGCTATTACGAAGGTCAGTTCGACGAACTCCATGACGATCCCTACTGGCTCGAGGACCCCATCGAAGTTACCGATGGCCCGGGTGAGGAGTATGATACGGAAACTAAAATGGAGTATCTCACCGAACTCGCGCGGTTGCACGCCCGCGAAAATGTCTACTATACTGGCCTGCCAAAGTTTGAGGACCCATTCTATAAAGAACAACTCGTGACTGCAGGTGCGTCGCTCGATGAACTTGAAGCAATCGACAAGTTGCCAGAAGAACTTCAACCCGAATCGCCGAAAAAGCCTGAAGAGCCTGACGAAGAAGACGAGGAGACAGAGAGTGAGGATAGGAGAGGGGTCATTTCAGAAACTACAATCGATTATATCCTCACTACAGAACAGAGATCCAGAATCGAAGACCAACATCTTCCTTCAGACTACGAGTCTCTCGAAGAGGCTGATGAAGAAGCAATCGCCCAAATCCTCAGATCCGTACTCGAAGAGACTGAGGAAGCAGAAGAAAAGCTACAAAGTATACAAAATATGATACAAACATAG